A genomic segment from Parus major isolate Abel chromosome 21, Parus_major1.1, whole genome shotgun sequence encodes:
- the ATAD3A gene encoding ATPase family AAA domain-containing protein 3A: protein MSWLFGLNRGTAPGGGGDAAPPGTGTAAGSGAGLSLPPVPGGGGGGGGAGDRQTPKDKWSNFDPTGLERAAKAARELDASRHAKDALSLAQMQEQTLQLEQQTKLKEYEAAIEQLKNEQIRVQAEERRKTLNEETKQHQARAQYQDKLARQRYDEQMRQQQLANEENLRKQEESVQKQEAMRRATVEREMELRHKNEMLRVEAEARARAKAERENADIIREQIRLKAAEHRQTVLESLKTAGMLFGEGFRAFVTDWDKVTATVAGLTLLAVGVYSAKNATAVAGRYIEARLGKPSLVRETSRITVLEALKHPIKVGKRLTSKAQDALEGVVLSPQLEARVRDIAIATRNTKKNKSLYRNVLMYGPPGTGKTLFAKKLAVHSGMDYAIMTGGDVAPMGREGVTAMHKLFDWANTSRRGLLLFVDEADAFLRKRATEKISEDLRATLNAFLHRTGQHSNKFMLVLASNQPEQFDWAINDRIDEMVNFDLPQLEERERLVRMYFDQHILKPATEGKQRLKLAQFDYGKKCSDIARLTEGMSGREISQLAVAWQAAAYASEDGVLTEAMIDARVADAMQQHRQKMEWLKTEGAEANKGTDRSPLLPFPKETPV from the exons ATGTCGTGGCTGTTCGGGCTCAACCGCGGGACCGccccgggcggcggcggggacgCGGCACCCCCGGGCACCGGGACAGCCGCGGGAAGCGGGGCCGGTCTCTCCCTGCCGCCCGTCCCCGGTGGTGGtggtggcggcggcggcgccggggACCGTCAGACGCCCAAGGACAAATGGAGCAACTTCGACCCCACGGGCCTGGAGCGCGCTGCCAAGGCGGCGCGAGAGCTGGACGCGTCCC GCCATGCAAAAGATGCTCTGAGCCTTGCTCAGATGCAGGAGCAGACCTTGCAGCTGGAACAGCAAACCAAACTGAAG GAGTACGAAGCTGCCATAGAACAGCTGAAGAATGAGCAGATCCGGGTACaagcagaagagagaaggaaaacactcAATGAAGAAACCAAACAGCATCAAGCA agAGCCCAGTACCAGGACAAACTGGCACGGCAGCGCTACGATGAGCAAATGCGACAGCAG CAACTTGCTAATGAGGAAAATctgaggaagcaggaggaatCTGTGCAGAAGCAGGAGGCCATGAGGCGAG CTACCGTGGAGAGGGAGATGGAGCTGCGGCACAAGAACGAGATGTTGCGGGTGGAGGCAGAGGCACGGGCGCGTGCCAAGGCCGAGCGGGAGAACGCTGACATCATCCGTGAGCAGATCCGCCTCAAGGCCGCCGAGCACCGCCAGACCGTGCTCGAGTCCCTCAA GACAGCTGGGATGCTCTTTGGGGAAGGATTCCGTGCTTTTGTAACAGACTGGGATAAAGTCACAGCCACG GTGGCAGGCCTGAccctgctggcagtgggggTTTATTCTGCCAAAAATGCCACGGCTGTAGCAGGGCGCTACATAGAGGCACGGCTGGGCAAACCCTCCCTGGTGAGGGAAACCTCCCGGATCACTGTGCTGGAGGCTCTGAAACATCCTATCAAG GTTGGTAAACGTCTGACCAGCAAGGCTCAGGATGCCCTTGAAGGAGTTGTTCTCAGT ccccagctggaagCACGTGTGAGAGACATTGCCATAGCaacaagaaacacaaaaaagaacaaaagcctGTACAGGAACGTTCTGATGTACGGTCCCCCTGGCACTGGAAAAACTCTCTTTGCCAAG AAATTAGCTGTGCACTCGGGCATGGATTATGCCATCATGACAGGAGGGGATGTGGCTCCTATGGGCAGAGAAGGGGTCACAGCCATGCACAAACTGTTCGACTGGGCCAACACAAGTAGGAGAGG CCTCCTGCTGTTCGTGGATGAAGCGGACGCGTTCCTGAGGAAAAGGGCGACA gagaaaatcAGTGAAGATCTCAGGGCAactttaaatgcatttctgcaCAGAACAGGGCAGCACAGCAACAA GTTTATGCTTGTTTTAGCAAGCAACCAGCCTGAGCAGTTTGACTGGGCCATCAATGACAGGATAGATGAGATGGTGAACTTCGACCTGCCCCAGCTGGAGGAACGCGAGCGACTTGTCAGGATGTATTTCGACCAGCACATCCTGAAGCCAGCCACGGAGGGCAAACA GAGGTTGAAGCTGGCCCAATTTGATTATGGCAAGAAGTGCTCAGACATTGCCAGACTGACTGAGGGCATGTCTGGCCGGGAGATCTCTCAGCTTGCTGTTGCATGGCAG gcagcagcctATGCCTCGGAGGATGGGGTGCTCACTGAGGCCATGATCGATGCCCGCGTGGCCGATGCGATGCAGCAGCACCGACAGAAGATGGAGTGGCTGAAAACAGAAGGTGCTGAAGCAAACAAAGGGACTGACAGGAGCCCCTTGCTACCTTTCCCTAAAGAGACACCGGTGTGA